A single genomic interval of Helianthus annuus cultivar XRQ/B chromosome 13, HanXRQr2.0-SUNRISE, whole genome shotgun sequence harbors:
- the LOC110901909 gene encoding uncharacterized protein LOC110901909, producing the protein MTTNGGIQTQIPKLLGQNYYHWHIQMRVLLESQDLWTIVEEGYAELPSNASENEQNIQKEKIKRDKKALHIKFQAVKETVFERVATCKTSKEAWEVLHKAYKGENRVKTVRLQTLRCEFDALRMKDSETIEDYINQQQSLTRKYESVVVAIEESKDLNAISTEELLGILQSHELRLKQYDDAPTEQAFQVQSNYYDRSKQSRSENTGRGCGKGKGRFNGSIRCFNCQKLGHTARFCNKRDENDRSGNVILHKDEAEDENDDTMFMLFNVEEVIKNDCWYLDSGCSNHMTGDKNLFITLNESERREVRTGDDKWLDVLGCGDVRIKVKGVER; encoded by the exons TTACTAGAATCACAAGATTTATGGACGATAGTGGAAGAAGGATATGCAGAACTTCCGTCAAATGCATCAGAGAATGAACAGAACATTCAGAAAGAGAAGATTAAAAGGGACAAGAAAGCGTTGCATATTAAGTTTCAGGCCGTTAAAGAAACAGTGTTTGAACGTGTGGCTACGTGTAAAACTTCTAAGGAAGCATGGGAAGTCTTGCACAAAGCGTACAAAGGCGAGAACAGGGTGAAAACGGTAAGATTGCAAACCCTAAGATGTGAATTCGATGCATTAAGAATGAAAGATAGTGAAACGATAGAAGATTACATTAATCAACAACA AAGTTTAACAAGAAAATACGAATCAGTGGTGGTAGCCATAGAAGAATCCAAGGATTTAAATGCAATTTCCACAGAGGAGTTGCTTGGGATTCTGCAATCACATGAATTAAGATTAAAACAGTATGATGATGCACCAACGGAGCAGGCCTTTCAAGTGCAAAGCAATTATTATGACAGATCGAAACAATCTAGATCTGAAAATACAGGCAGGGGATGTGGTAAAGGAAAAGGAAGATTTAATGGATCAATTCGGTGTTTTAATTGTCAGAAGTTAGGACACACAGCAAGATTTTGCAATAaaagggacgaaaatgacagatCTGGCAATGTTATTCTGCATAAAGATGAAGCAGAAGACGAGAATGATGACACCATGTTCATGCTATTCAACGTGGAAGAAGTCATAAAGAACGATTGTTGGTATTTAGACAGCGGATGCAGCAATCATATGACGGGTGATAAAAATCTATTCATAACATTAAATGAATCTGAACGACGAGAAGTGAGAACTGGAGATGACAAATGGCTCGATGTACTCGGCTGTGGAGACGTAAGAATTAAAGTTAAAGGGGTAGAAAGATGA